TCACCGGCGAGTGGGTGGTTGAAGTCCACGCGTGCACGGCCGCCGATGATGGTGCTGATGTAACCCTGCTGGCCGTCGACCTGGACGTTTGCGCCAGGGTAGCGGTCATCCTCGTCGATCTTCTCGGCGCTGACGGTCTGGACGTCGTCAGGATCGTACTCGCCGAAGGCATCTTCGGCGGCGATCGTCACGGAGCCCTCGTCACCGGCTTCGGAGCCAGTGATGGCTTCTTCGACGCCTTCGAAGATGTGACCCTCTCCGAGCACGATCGTGCGCGGTTTGAACTCCTGGCCCTGATCATCGACGCCTTCTTCCTCGGCGACTTCAGGGTCGGTCGTATCGACTAACTGGTCGCCATCGGCCGTGTACGCGGTGTACTCGAGTTCGACGAAATCGCCGTTCTGGAGTCCGTCAGCGTCTTCATCAACATCCTCTGCAACGTCATCGGCCTGTTCTGCAGGCTCGGCTTCCTGTTCCTCGGTCATACGTTGTACGTCCCGCCGTCTACATTTAAGTACGACGCTTTGGCCCGAGAGGACCGGTACTTACACCTGGTCGCTCGCACTCGAGTCACACATGTACGAGGTCGAAGTCAAGGTGCCAGCCGATCTCGAGGCCGTTCGCGAGCGCCTCGAGGGGCTCGACGCTGAACACGAACATACGGTCGTGCAAGCCGATACCTACTACGACGCGCCGCATCGCTCGTTTCCCGACACCGACGAGGCGCTTCGCATTCGTCGAGAATCGACACCAGACATGGACGAATCTGAGAGCCGCGTGACGTACAAAGGGCCGCTGCTTGACGACGAATCGAAGAGTCGCGAGGAACACGAGACTGGCGTTGCAGACGGTGAGACGATGGATGCTGTTTTGACGAATCTCGGCTTCGACCCGGCCGCCACGGTGCGAAAGGAACGCGAGCATTTTCATCTCACACTCGAGGCCCACGACTTTCCCTACACGATCACGCTCGACAGCGTCGACGACGTTGGCGAGTTCGTTGAGGTCGAAACCGACGTTGAAACCGAACGTGAACTCGAGCCCGCACGCGAGGGCGCATACGCCGTCCTCGAGGAACTCGACCTCGAGCCGGATGACCAGCTTCGAACGTCCTATCTCGGGCTCTTGCTCGAGTCCTGACCGGTCAGCCACAAGAATCAATTACTATGGCGCATTTTCAAACGCAAATCTGTTTCCGCAAGTTATAGAACCACGGTCTGCCAAGACCCGGTAATGAGCGAGCGGAACATTCGGGTCGAGCCAATCGACCGTCAGGCAGTCGAAGACCAGGAGGTCGAAATCGTTGAGCGAAAAGGAATCGGGCACCCGGACTCGATCTGTGACGGCGTCGCCGAAAGCGTCGCCGGCGCACTGGCCCGCGAGTATCTGGACCGAATCGGTAAGGTGCTTCACTTTAACACAGACGAAACGCAACTCGTCGCCGGTGAGGCCGCCCCTGCATTCGGCGGTGGCGAGGTCGTCGATCCCATCTATCTGCTGATCGTCGGCCGTGCGACCAAACGCTACGAGGGCGAACTCTTCCCCGCAGAGACTATCGCGCTGCGAGCCGCCCGCGACTATCTCGAGGAGACGATCCCACACCTGACCGTTGGCGAGGACATCGTCGTCGACGTGAAACTGGGCGAAGGAAGTGGCGACCTGCAGGATGTCTTCGGCGAGGACGAAGTCACCGTTCCGATGGCAAACGACACGAGTTTCGGTGTCGGCCACGCTCCACTGACCGAGACCGAGCAGATCGTCTCCGAAGCCGAGGCACGACTCAACGGCGAGTTCGCCGAGGAGAACCCGTATCTCGGACAGGACGTGAAGCTGATGGGCAAACGCGAAGGTGACACGATCGATGTCACCGTCGCCGCGGCGATGGTCGACCAGCACATTGCTGATATCGACGAGTACGCCGACGCCGTCGAATCGGTTCGCGAGTTCGTCGCCGATGTGGCGGCCGAACACACCGATCGCGAGGTCCACGTCCACGTTAACACCGCCGACGACTACGAGGACGGCTCGATCTACCTCACCGTCACCGGTACCTCCGCAGAACAGGGCGATGACGGCTCCGTTGGCCGCGGGAATCGTGCAAACGGCCTCATCACGCCAAATCGCTCGATGTCGATGGAAGCCACGAGCGGCAAGAACCCGGTCAACCACATCGGGAAGATCTACAACCTGCTCTCGACCGAAATCGCCGAAGAAGTCGTCAGCGAGGTCGACGGCATCCGCGACCTGCGCGTGCGCCTCCTCTCGCAAATCGGTCGCCCAATCGACCAGCCCCACGTCGCCGACGTTCATCTCGTCACCGAGGATGGTGTTTCCCTCGAGGACGTCCAGAGCGATGTCGAAGCAATCGTCGACGAGGAACTCGCCGACGTGACGAGCATTACGCGCCGCGTCATCGACGGCGAACTCTCGACGTTCTAATCCGATTTCCGCGCTGTTTCTGGTCTATACTGGCAGTCCCATAAGGTTCCAGTAGCGAAACACCCAGCACA
The Natronolimnobius sp. AArcel1 genome window above contains:
- a CDS encoding peptidylprolyl isomerase, whose translation is MTEEQEAEPAEQADDVAEDVDEDADGLQNGDFVELEYTAYTADGDQLVDTTDPEVAEEEGVDDQGQEFKPRTIVLGEGHIFEGVEEAITGSEAGDEGSVTIAAEDAFGEYDPDDVQTVSAEKIDEDDRYPGANVQVDGQQGYISTIIGGRARVDFNHPLAGEDVEYEYEILGEVDDREQKAAGLFEMYLGMEPDLWIETDEVEEEVPVEPDEDDEDEDAEPEFETELVEKETLYLEATPQMTMNQQWMMGKQQIAQDIMGKVDIDRVIVQEVLDGMGMGGMMGGMGGMGGGDIEAALEDADVDADEIVEELEGAEE
- the cyaB gene encoding class IV adenylate cyclase, encoding MYEVEVKVPADLEAVRERLEGLDAEHEHTVVQADTYYDAPHRSFPDTDEALRIRRESTPDMDESESRVTYKGPLLDDESKSREEHETGVADGETMDAVLTNLGFDPAATVRKEREHFHLTLEAHDFPYTITLDSVDDVGEFVEVETDVETERELEPAREGAYAVLEELDLEPDDQLRTSYLGLLLES
- a CDS encoding methionine adenosyltransferase, coding for MSERNIRVEPIDRQAVEDQEVEIVERKGIGHPDSICDGVAESVAGALAREYLDRIGKVLHFNTDETQLVAGEAAPAFGGGEVVDPIYLLIVGRATKRYEGELFPAETIALRAARDYLEETIPHLTVGEDIVVDVKLGEGSGDLQDVFGEDEVTVPMANDTSFGVGHAPLTETEQIVSEAEARLNGEFAEENPYLGQDVKLMGKREGDTIDVTVAAAMVDQHIADIDEYADAVESVREFVADVAAEHTDREVHVHVNTADDYEDGSIYLTVTGTSAEQGDDGSVGRGNRANGLITPNRSMSMEATSGKNPVNHIGKIYNLLSTEIAEEVVSEVDGIRDLRVRLLSQIGRPIDQPHVADVHLVTEDGVSLEDVQSDVEAIVDEELADVTSITRRVIDGELSTF